From a region of the Lactuca sativa cultivar Salinas chromosome 4, Lsat_Salinas_v11, whole genome shotgun sequence genome:
- the LOC111897681 gene encoding protein ALP1-like: protein MSSSSSDDSASEFIINHLTSNSTFQLYKELKCLEAEQSDAESSRRPGQSRRYIDRNREEGHKRLWKDYFDEHPVFPPQTFRRRFRMRRDLFVQIVNGISNHSIYFQQRKDALGNNGLSPLQKCTAAIRQLAYGTTGDLFDEYIRIGESTSSKCLQNFCRCVIEVYSSHYLRKPNANDIQNLLQKHSEKHGFPGMLGSIDCMHWPWKNCPVAWQGQYTRGDQGCPTIMLEAVASQDLWICHAYFGVAGSNNNINVLNQSPLFNDVLQGYAPECNFTVNGRTYTKGYYLGDGIYPEWATMVKSFPHPADPKRIKFKEMQEAARKDVERAFGVLQSRWAIVRGPARSWQLKNIKDIMYTCIILHNMIVENEGNAISNWSDDVDPPIRVNRGPVEEVQYQIQRNSELRDNAVHHALRHDLMEHIWERFINRESRLIFLTFFMDVKEKNNVMVVGVSPQSI from the exons ATGTCATCATCATCCTCAGACGATTCTGCTTCTGAATTCATAATCAACCATCTCACAAGTAATTCTACatttcaactatataaggagctaAAATGCTTGGAAGCAGAACAGTCAGATGCTGAAAGTTCAAGACGTCCTGGGCAAAGTCGAAGATATATAGATAGAAATCGTGAAGAAGGGCATAAACGTCTTTGGAAAGACTATTTCGATGAGCATCCTGTTTTCCCACCTCAAACGTTTAGACGAAGATTTCGAATGAGGCGAGATCTATTTGTTCAAATAGTTAACGGTATCTCTAACCATTCTATTTATTTTCAACAAAGAAAAGATGCTTTAGGAAACAATGGTCTTTCCCCTTTACAAAAATGCACTGCTGCCATACGCCAGTTGGCATATGGCACAACTGGTGACCTCTTTGATGAATACATACGAATTGGTGAATCAACTTCAAGCAAATGTCTACAAAACTTTTGTCGATGCGTGATTGAGGTTTATTCAAGCCATTATTTGAGAAAACCAAATGCTAATGACATCCAAAATTTACTACAAAAACATTCAGAAAAGCACGGGTTTCCTGGTATGCTTGGAAGTATTGATTGCATGCATTGGCCTTGGAAAAATTGTCCGGTTGCATGGCAAGGTCAATATACTCGAGGTGATCAAGGTTGTCCAACAATTATGTTGGAAGCAGTTGCATCACAAGACCTTTGGATATGTCATGCATATTTCGGGGTTGCCGGGTCTAACAATAACATTAATGTACTTAACCAGTCACCGTTATTCAATGATGTATTACAAGGTTATGCTCCTGAATGCAATTTTACTGTTAATGGAAGAACATACACAAAAGGATATTATCTTGGAGATGGTATATATCCTGAATGGGCTACAATGGTTAAAAGTTTTCCACATCCGGCTGACCCAAAAAGGATCAAGTTTAAAGAAATGCAAGAGGCTGCAAGAAAGGATGTGGAGAGAGCATTTGGTGTTCTGCAATCTCGTTGGGCAATTGTACGAGGTCCAGCAAGATCGTGGCAACTTAAAAACATAAAGGATATAATGTATACATGCATTATATTACATAATATGATCGTAGAAAATGAAGGAAATGCAATTAGTAATTGGTCAGATGATGTTGATCCTCCTATACGTGTGAATCGAGGACCTGTCGAAGAAGTTCAATATCAAATTCAAAGAAACTCTGAACTACGCGATAATGCCGTACATCATGCTCTTCGACATGATTTAATGGAGCATATTTGGGAACGTTTTATTAATAG GGAGTCACGTTTGATCTTCCTAACATTCTTCATGGACGTCAAGGAGAAAAATAATGTGATGGTGGTGGGTGTATCTCCCCAATCCATTTGA